ACGAGTCAACATTACTCACGGGAGAGGAAGTCGCTTTGGCAGAGCGCTCGGAAACCACCTCACAGGATGGTTCCGCAGAAGATTTTGGTGCGAACGCTTGGCTTGTCGATGAGATGTACAAACAGTACGTCGTCGACAAGAACTCGGTAGATCCGGCTTGGTGGCCGACTCTCGAGAAGTTTGCAGCCACTCAGTCAGCAGTTCAGTCTCAGTCAGCGCCCGCGGCTCCCGCAGCGGCAGCGCCCACGGCACCGCCGCCAGCGGCTGCGACGGCTCCCCCCGCAGCGGCAGCGCACGCAGCACCGGCAACCGGCGCCCCGACGCAGCCGGCACGCACGACCAACGTCGCGCCCCGCACTGCCCCGATCCCCGCCGACGCGCCCCGCAAGACACCCGTCGCGCCGCAGGCCGCGACCGACGACACCGCGACCGACGAGTTCTCGGTCTTCAAGGGCATGGCGCGCACTCTGTCGAAGAACATGGACGCGAGCCTCACCGTTCCGACCGCGACGAGCGTGCGCACGGTCCCCGCGAAGCTGCTCATTGACAACCGCATCGTCATCAACAGCCACCTGCGCCGCAGCCGCGGCGGCAAGGTCTCGTTCACGCACCTCATCGGCTGGGCCCTGATCCAGGCGCTCAAGGCCCACCCCGCGCAGAACGTCTTCTATACCGAGGTTGACGGCAAGCCCGGTGTTGTCGTCCCCGCCCACGTCGGTCTCGGCATCGCCGTCGACGTGCAGAAGGCTGACGGCAGCCGCTCGCTGATGGTCCCCGCGATCAAGTACGCCGAGACGCTCGACTTCAACGAGTACCTCGCGGCCTACGAAGACCTCGTGAAGCGCTCGCGCGACAACAAGCTCACCGCGAACGACTTCCAGGGCACCACGATCTCGCTCACGAACCCGGGCGGCATCGGCACCGTGCACTCCGTCCCGCGCCTCATGAACGGGCAGGGCTCGATCATTGGCGCCGGCGCGCTCGAGTACCCCGCCGAGTTCCAGGGCGCCTCCGAAGAGGTCCTCTCGAACCTCGGCATCTCGAAGACCATCACGCTCACGAGCACCTACGACCACCGCGTCATCCAGGGTGCCGGCTCAGGCGAGTTCCTGAAGTACGTTCACGAGCTCCTCGCGGGCGGCCACAACTTCTACGAGGACGTCTTCGCCGCGCTGCGTATCCCGTACAAGCCGATCCAGTGGGCAAAGGACATCCACGTCGATGTTTCCGGCGCGATCGGAAAGTCGGCGCGCGTGCAGGAGCTCATCAACGCGTTCCGCGTGCGCGGCCACCTCATGGCCGACGTCGATCCGCTCGAGTACGTGCAGCGCACGCACCCCGACCTTGAGATCGAGAGCCACGGCCTCACGTTCTGGGACCTCGACCGCGAGTTCGTGACGGGCGGCATCGGCGGCAAGCCGACGATGAAGCTGCGTGACATCCTCGGCGTGCTCCGCGATACCTACTGCCGCAAGATCGGCGTCGAGTACATGCACATCCAAGATCCCGAGGAGCGGATCTGGCTGCGCGACCAACTCGAGGTTACGTACGCGAAGCCGACGAGCGAGGAGCAGCTGCGCATCCTCGAGAAGCTCAACGAGGCCGAGGCCTTCGAGACCTTCCTGCAGACCAAGTACGTCGGCCAGAAGCGCTTCAGCCTCGAGGGCGGCGAGTCGGTCATCCCGCTGCTCGACGCGATGCTCATCGACGCCGCGGAGGACGGGGTCGACTCGGTCGACATCGGCATGGCCCACCGTGGCCGCCTGAATGTGCTCTCGAACATCGCGGGCAAGACGTACGGCCAGATCTTCCGCGAGTTCGAGGGAACCGCGAAGAAGACCGGCTCGGGCGACGTCAAGTACCACCTCGGCACCTCCGGCGTCTTCACGGCCCCGAACGGCACCCAGGTTCCGATCCACCTCGCCGCGAACCCGTCGCACCTTGAGACCGTGAACGGCGTGCTCGAGGGCATCGTCCGCGCGAAGCAGGATCTCAAGCCGATCGGCTCGTTCACCACCCTGCCGCTGCTCATCCACGGTGACGCTGCAATGGCCGGCCAGGGCGTCGTCTACGAGACGTTGCAGATGTCGCAGCTGCGCGGATACCGCACGGGCGGCACGATCCACGTGATCATCAACAACCAGGTCGGGTTTACGACGCTGCCGATGGACTCGCGCACCGGCGTCTACTCGTCTGACGTTGGCAAGGTCATCCAGTCCCCGATCTTCCACGTGAACGGCGACGACCCCGAGTCGGTCGTGCGCGTCGCGCAGCTCGCCTACGAGTTCCGCCAGAAGTTCCACAAGGACGTCATTATCGACCTCATCTGCTACCGCCGTCGCGGCCACAACGAGGGCGACGACCCCTCGATGACGCAGCCGCTGATGACGGACCTCATCGAGGCGAAGCGCTCGACGAGGCGCCTGTACACCGAGGGCCTCGTCGGCCGCGGCGACATCACGCAGGAGCAGTACGAGACCGCGAAGCAGGACTTCCAGAACCGCCTCGAGCAGGCGTTCATGGAGACCCACGCAGCGCAGACAGGCTCGATCCCCGTCATCGACCAGTCCGGCATCGCCGAGCGCGAGGAGCCGGGCCAGTTGACTGGCGAGGTGCTCGATACCGCGGTCTCGACCGAGGTGATCCACCGCATCGGCGACGCGCACGGCAACGTACCCGAGGGCTTCACCGTGCACCGCAAGCTGCAACAACTGCTCGCGAAGCGCGTCGAGATGACCCGCTCAGGCGAGATCGACTGGGGCTTCGGCGAGCTACTCGCCCTCGGCTCGCTGCTCATGGAGGGCACGCCCGTGCGCTTCGCGGGCCAGGATGCGCGCCGCGGCACCTTCACGCAGCGCCACGCGGTCTTCCACGACCGCGCGAACGGCCAAGAGTGGATCCCGCTCCTGAACCTCTCCGAGGATCAGGCCCGCTTCTGGATCTATGACTCGCTGCTCTCCGAGTACGCAGCGCTCGCGTTCGAGTATGGCTACTCGCTGCAGCGCGAGGACGCCCTCGTGCTCTGGGAGGCGCAGTTCGGCGACTTCGTGAACACCGCGCAGGCGGTCATCGACGAGTACGTCGCCGCGGCCGAGCAGAAGTGGGGCCAGCAGTCGTCGGTCGTCATGCTGCTCCCCCACGGCTACGAAGGTCAGGGCCCCGACCACTCGTCGGCACGCATCGAGCGTTTCCTGCAGCTGTGCGCGGAAGACAACATGATCGTCGCGCGTCCGTCGACGCCCGCGAACTACTTCCACCTGCTCCGCCGCCAGGCCTACGCCCGCCCGCGCAAGCCGCTCATCGTCTTCACGCCGAAGTCGATGCTGCGCCTCCGCGGCGCGACCTCGAACGTCGAGGACTTCACGTCGGGCAACTTCAAGCCGGTGATCGACGACCCGAACGTGCAGGATCGCAACAGCGTTCAGCGCCTGATCCTCACCTCGGGCAAGGTCTACTACGACCTCGAGGGCGCCCTCGCGAAGTCGCCCGACCCGCGCGTTGCGATCGTGCGCGTCGAGCAGTACTACCCGATGCCGGTCATCGACCTCACGCGCATCATCGCGACCTACCCGAACGCCGAGCTGGTGTGGGTACAGGACGAGCCCGAGAACCAGGGCGCCTGGCCCTTCATCTCGCTCGTACTCGCGAAGCACCTCGCGAACGACAGGATTCGCGTTGTGTCGCGTGCGGCCTCGGCGGCTCCGTCGACCGGGTCGGCGAAGGTGCACGCTGTCGAGCAAGAAGAGCTGCTCACGCAGGCTCTGAAGTTCGACTGAGTTCAAGCGTTCTGC
This portion of the Leucobacter komagatae genome encodes:
- a CDS encoding multifunctional oxoglutarate decarboxylase/oxoglutarate dehydrogenase thiamine pyrophosphate-binding subunit/dihydrolipoyllysine-residue succinyltransferase subunit, with the translated sequence MAERSETTSQDGSAEDFGANAWLVDEMYKQYVVDKNSVDPAWWPTLEKFAATQSAVQSQSAPAAPAAAAPTAPPPAAATAPPAAAAHAAPATGAPTQPARTTNVAPRTAPIPADAPRKTPVAPQAATDDTATDEFSVFKGMARTLSKNMDASLTVPTATSVRTVPAKLLIDNRIVINSHLRRSRGGKVSFTHLIGWALIQALKAHPAQNVFYTEVDGKPGVVVPAHVGLGIAVDVQKADGSRSLMVPAIKYAETLDFNEYLAAYEDLVKRSRDNKLTANDFQGTTISLTNPGGIGTVHSVPRLMNGQGSIIGAGALEYPAEFQGASEEVLSNLGISKTITLTSTYDHRVIQGAGSGEFLKYVHELLAGGHNFYEDVFAALRIPYKPIQWAKDIHVDVSGAIGKSARVQELINAFRVRGHLMADVDPLEYVQRTHPDLEIESHGLTFWDLDREFVTGGIGGKPTMKLRDILGVLRDTYCRKIGVEYMHIQDPEERIWLRDQLEVTYAKPTSEEQLRILEKLNEAEAFETFLQTKYVGQKRFSLEGGESVIPLLDAMLIDAAEDGVDSVDIGMAHRGRLNVLSNIAGKTYGQIFREFEGTAKKTGSGDVKYHLGTSGVFTAPNGTQVPIHLAANPSHLETVNGVLEGIVRAKQDLKPIGSFTTLPLLIHGDAAMAGQGVVYETLQMSQLRGYRTGGTIHVIINNQVGFTTLPMDSRTGVYSSDVGKVIQSPIFHVNGDDPESVVRVAQLAYEFRQKFHKDVIIDLICYRRRGHNEGDDPSMTQPLMTDLIEAKRSTRRLYTEGLVGRGDITQEQYETAKQDFQNRLEQAFMETHAAQTGSIPVIDQSGIAEREEPGQLTGEVLDTAVSTEVIHRIGDAHGNVPEGFTVHRKLQQLLAKRVEMTRSGEIDWGFGELLALGSLLMEGTPVRFAGQDARRGTFTQRHAVFHDRANGQEWIPLLNLSEDQARFWIYDSLLSEYAALAFEYGYSLQREDALVLWEAQFGDFVNTAQAVIDEYVAAAEQKWGQQSSVVMLLPHGYEGQGPDHSSARIERFLQLCAEDNMIVARPSTPANYFHLLRRQAYARPRKPLIVFTPKSMLRLRGATSNVEDFTSGNFKPVIDDPNVQDRNSVQRLILTSGKVYYDLEGALAKSPDPRVAIVRVEQYYPMPVIDLTRIIATYPNAELVWVQDEPENQGAWPFISLVLAKHLANDRIRVVSRAASAAPSTGSAKVHAVEQEELLTQALKFD